A region from the Microbacterium sp. NC79 genome encodes:
- the purM gene encoding phosphoribosylformylglycinamidine cyclo-ligase codes for MADASQANDSPLSAYAAAGVDTVAGDLAVELMKNAVRSTHGAEVLGGVGGFAGMFDASALRDYRRPLLATSTDGVGTKVAIAQAIDKHDTVGQDLVGMVVDDIVVVGAKPLFMTDYIATGKVVPERIADIVRGIADACSATGTALVGGETAEHPGLLGPNDYDMAGAATGVVEADNVLGADRVRDGDVVLALGASGLHSNGYSLVRHIITGANISYGDNAADFSTTWGEALLEPTRLYTTPLLKLIDELGDAVHSLSHVTGGGIAANLARVLPTSAWCDVDRSTWSPLPVFRVLTDLAGMRLEDTEGTWNLGIGFLAVVDASRAADAIAAIARQGIDAWQVATVRMTDRPDGDYEQGAKGVDGGAVRLVGSYADSTSGKGAE; via the coding sequence GTGGCCGATGCATCTCAGGCAAACGATTCCCCCCTCTCCGCTTACGCGGCGGCAGGTGTTGACACCGTCGCCGGCGACCTCGCTGTCGAACTCATGAAGAACGCGGTGCGTTCTACCCACGGAGCCGAAGTGCTCGGTGGTGTCGGCGGCTTCGCCGGCATGTTTGACGCCAGCGCCTTGCGTGACTACCGCCGCCCGCTGCTCGCAACGAGCACCGACGGTGTCGGCACGAAGGTCGCCATCGCGCAGGCCATCGACAAGCACGACACCGTGGGTCAAGACCTCGTCGGCATGGTTGTTGATGACATCGTCGTGGTGGGCGCCAAGCCCCTCTTCATGACCGACTACATCGCCACCGGCAAGGTTGTGCCCGAGCGTATCGCCGACATCGTGCGCGGTATTGCTGACGCGTGCTCGGCAACCGGTACCGCTCTTGTGGGCGGCGAGACGGCAGAGCACCCGGGACTCCTCGGCCCCAACGACTACGACATGGCTGGCGCTGCCACCGGTGTGGTCGAGGCCGACAACGTGCTCGGTGCTGACCGGGTGCGCGACGGTGACGTCGTGCTGGCCCTCGGTGCGAGCGGCCTGCACTCCAACGGCTACTCACTGGTGCGTCACATCATCACGGGCGCCAACATTTCGTATGGCGACAACGCTGCCGACTTCTCAACCACGTGGGGCGAAGCACTGCTGGAGCCGACCCGCCTGTACACGACGCCGCTGCTGAAGCTCATTGATGAGCTGGGCGACGCGGTTCACTCCCTCAGCCACGTCACCGGCGGCGGAATCGCGGCAAACCTTGCGCGCGTGCTCCCGACCTCCGCATGGTGCGACGTTGACCGCTCGACGTGGTCACCGCTTCCTGTCTTCCGCGTGCTCACTGACCTCGCCGGAATGCGCTTGGAAGACACCGAGGGTACGTGGAACCTCGGCATTGGCTTCCTCGCTGTTGTCGACGCGAGCCGTGCCGCTGACGCCATTGCGGCGATTGCCCGTCAGGGCATTGACGCATGGCAGGTTGCCACCGTACGCATGACCGATCGCCCTGACGGCGATTATGAACAAGGCGCTAAGGGCGTCGATGGCGGCGCTGTCCGCCTCGTGGGCTCCTATGCAGATTCCACCTCCGGAAAGGGCGCGGAGTAA
- a CDS encoding zinc-binding alcohol dehydrogenase, producing the protein MSEEAQSRWVIREEASRAIIIALYARQALGIRGRHDLPTLRNAPIANPVRSDAEHDALERQWRLYWDMTVEPRAHTHSGPLDLLDGYEDYVALPVTGADELHAAMVPLAPAAMAYAAQAGQRYFDESARRGGEARRPYVNAISTLHRTAGRSAQDFELNVEVLPLSQRGVWWIGALTIAITDSVRSDVVAFDSALAAVVDELG; encoded by the coding sequence ATGAGCGAAGAGGCGCAATCACGGTGGGTGATACGGGAGGAAGCATCCCGTGCCATCATCATCGCGCTCTACGCCAGGCAGGCCCTCGGCATTCGCGGCAGGCACGACCTCCCCACCCTGCGAAACGCGCCGATCGCCAATCCCGTCCGCTCCGACGCGGAACATGATGCCCTCGAACGCCAGTGGCGCCTGTATTGGGATATGACGGTGGAACCACGTGCGCACACGCACTCCGGGCCGCTGGACTTGCTGGACGGCTATGAAGATTACGTGGCACTCCCCGTGACGGGAGCCGACGAATTGCACGCAGCCATGGTTCCGCTCGCCCCTGCCGCCATGGCGTACGCGGCGCAGGCGGGGCAACGTTACTTCGATGAGTCAGCACGACGCGGCGGCGAGGCGCGACGCCCTTACGTCAATGCGATTTCGACGTTGCATCGCACAGCGGGGCGTAGCGCGCAAGACTTCGAGTTGAACGTTGAAGTGCTGCCGCTTAGTCAGCGCGGCGTGTGGTGGATCGGCGCACTCACGATCGCGATCACCGATTCCGTGCGCTCCGACGTCGTCGCGTTTGACTCGGCGCTGGCCGCCGTCGTCGACGAACTCGGGTAG
- a CDS encoding potassium transporter Trk gives MPEQTSTTVTEGRVRRVPRYGVFLVLGGALGVLIAAILTLAFDGIAEPSEIGVTYSQSQVFGFLMLYCAAGGVMLGAIVALILDKTIGRRTHTVTVQTEKVIETPDAA, from the coding sequence ATGCCCGAACAGACTTCCACCACGGTGACAGAGGGGCGCGTGCGCCGCGTTCCTCGGTACGGCGTCTTCCTGGTGTTGGGTGGTGCTCTTGGTGTTCTCATTGCCGCAATTTTGACGTTGGCGTTTGATGGCATTGCGGAGCCGAGCGAGATCGGTGTGACCTACTCGCAGAGCCAGGTCTTCGGGTTCCTGATGCTGTACTGCGCAGCAGGTGGCGTCATGCTGGGCGCCATCGTCGCCCTCATCCTCGACAAGACCATTGGTCGTCGTACCCACACGGTGACGGTGCAGACCGAAAAGGTCATCGAAACCCCCGACGCCGCGTAA
- a CDS encoding APC family permease gives MSSQADTKLRRAISGPMLFAFILGDVLGAGIYALMGVLSTEVGGMLWAPLLIALLLALLTAGSYAELVTKYPRAGGAAVFAERAFRNRPIAFLVGFSMLAAGVVSAAGLAIAFAGDYLQTFLAIPPAIAAVIFLLLVGLLNMRGIRESMGANLVMTAIELSGLVIVIVVVSFFVASGGGDLSRVGQSPPDVPVPLAVLGGAIIAYYSFVGFETSANIIEEVKNPSKSYPRALFASLITAGVVYVLVGLASSAALSPEELQQSSGPLLAVVEATGAGVPSWLFALIALIAVANGALLTMIMASRLTYGMAEQGLLPAVLGRVLPQRKTPWVAIVATTVIAIGLTLIGDLATLAETVVLLLLIVFLSANISVLVLRRDKVTHEHFTVWTIVPYLGIASCVVLLTQQKPMVWLFAAALLAFGGVLYAATRVLDQRSERDR, from the coding sequence ATGAGCTCTCAAGCAGACACGAAATTGCGCCGTGCTATCAGCGGCCCGATGCTGTTCGCCTTCATCCTCGGAGACGTTCTGGGGGCTGGTATCTACGCTCTTATGGGAGTCTTGTCGACAGAAGTCGGTGGCATGCTGTGGGCTCCCCTGCTGATCGCGCTCCTCCTAGCGTTGCTCACGGCGGGGTCGTACGCCGAGCTGGTCACGAAGTATCCGCGCGCGGGAGGCGCTGCCGTCTTCGCGGAACGCGCCTTTAGAAACCGGCCGATCGCGTTCTTGGTCGGCTTCAGCATGTTGGCCGCAGGGGTGGTGAGCGCTGCAGGGCTTGCGATCGCCTTTGCGGGCGATTACCTCCAAACCTTCCTCGCAATCCCGCCCGCGATCGCCGCGGTGATCTTCCTTCTCCTGGTCGGGCTGTTGAACATGCGTGGCATTCGTGAATCGATGGGCGCGAACCTTGTGATGACCGCTATCGAACTCAGCGGACTTGTTATCGTCATTGTGGTTGTCAGCTTCTTCGTCGCCTCCGGCGGTGGCGATCTCAGTCGTGTAGGCCAGTCGCCGCCAGACGTGCCCGTCCCCCTCGCCGTGCTCGGCGGCGCTATCATCGCGTACTACTCATTTGTGGGCTTCGAGACATCGGCGAACATTATTGAAGAAGTAAAGAACCCTTCGAAGAGCTATCCACGAGCACTGTTCGCGTCACTCATCACAGCCGGCGTCGTTTACGTTCTCGTCGGACTAGCTAGCTCTGCGGCTCTTTCGCCTGAAGAATTACAGCAATCCAGCGGCCCACTGTTGGCCGTCGTCGAAGCGACCGGAGCTGGCGTCCCGTCTTGGTTGTTTGCCCTCATTGCACTGATCGCGGTCGCCAACGGCGCCCTGCTCACCATGATCATGGCGAGCAGGCTCACGTACGGCATGGCAGAGCAGGGTCTGTTGCCTGCGGTGCTCGGTCGCGTTCTTCCGCAGCGGAAGACACCGTGGGTTGCCATCGTAGCGACGACTGTCATCGCGATCGGACTCACTCTCATCGGCGACCTAGCCACGCTCGCCGAAACAGTCGTACTTCTGCTCCTGATCGTGTTTCTGAGCGCAAACATTTCGGTCTTGGTGTTGCGGCGTGACAAGGTCACGCACGAGCACTTCACCGTCTGGACGATCGTCCCGTACCTGGGGATCGCCTCGTGTGTGGTGTTGCTGACCCAGCAGAAGCCGATGGTGTGGCTGTTCGCCGCAGCGCTACTCGCATTCGGCGGAGTGCTCTATGCCGCCACACGAGTTCTGGATCAACGTTCAGAACGCGACCGGTAA
- a CDS encoding AAA family ATPase, whose protein sequence is MPASTPNPAPATATIRPDGSGVVVIGDRTELIAESSVERARARAIGVLVTHAAKQDRPVTVVSKDPSGTAHLVVNPNGNVEESTAPLSPQRDMEMAPEVSYVPAGAPDLDAPITTGRLPIVRSVPTPTPARGIAPVAPVSSTEAAPAVTPAADTAPVVPTPVVPAPESSAPVAATPIEQDSPAVTEAPAPAVVTERAAGPARRSFIEEETEAARAERGFRGALNKVGFKLAPNASEASERADIARVSQHWSGPRTIAIVNGKGGASKTPTTAMLSAVFARNGGSGVLAWDNNETRGTLGWRTEQGQHEATVQALLPNASTLMSAEARASDLTGYLHHQVADKYDVLRSNPNILAEDQRLTMNEFDAIHSVAAKYFRLIFIDSGNDESADRWRRMIDRADQIVIATTARGEHAEAGALLLEALRERGEHSAQLARDAVVVVSQADHKGGSAQAEKVADGFRSMARAASVIPFDPAMRAGKLSYDALKPETQRAWLAAAAAVAQGL, encoded by the coding sequence ATGCCCGCATCAACCCCCAACCCCGCGCCGGCGACCGCCACCATTCGCCCGGATGGGAGCGGCGTTGTCGTCATTGGCGATCGCACCGAGCTGATCGCTGAGTCCTCCGTCGAGCGCGCCCGCGCCCGCGCGATCGGAGTGCTAGTGACGCACGCTGCTAAGCAAGACCGCCCGGTCACCGTGGTTTCGAAGGATCCGTCCGGCACCGCGCACCTTGTTGTCAACCCGAATGGCAATGTCGAGGAGAGCACCGCTCCCCTCTCGCCCCAGCGCGACATGGAAATGGCGCCGGAGGTTTCATACGTGCCCGCGGGCGCCCCCGACTTGGACGCCCCGATTACGACCGGCAGGCTGCCGATCGTGCGCAGCGTTCCGACACCGACGCCAGCGCGGGGCATCGCACCCGTTGCGCCGGTTTCGTCGACGGAAGCCGCTCCCGCCGTCACCCCTGCAGCCGATACTGCTCCCGTGGTTCCGACTCCCGTGGTTCCGGCACCCGAATCTTCCGCACCCGTTGCCGCCACCCCGATCGAACAGGATTCTCCCGCCGTGACCGAAGCTCCCGCCCCCGCCGTTGTCACTGAGCGCGCTGCTGGCCCCGCCCGCCGCTCATTCATCGAAGAGGAAACGGAGGCGGCCCGCGCCGAGCGCGGATTCCGCGGCGCCCTGAACAAGGTGGGCTTCAAGCTCGCACCGAACGCGTCCGAGGCATCGGAGCGTGCCGACATCGCGCGCGTCAGCCAGCACTGGTCAGGCCCGCGCACGATTGCGATTGTGAACGGCAAGGGTGGGGCGTCGAAGACTCCGACCACGGCCATGCTGTCGGCCGTTTTTGCCCGCAACGGCGGTTCTGGCGTGCTCGCGTGGGACAACAACGAGACCCGCGGAACCTTGGGCTGGCGTACCGAGCAGGGTCAGCACGAAGCGACGGTGCAGGCGTTGCTGCCCAACGCGTCGACCCTGATGTCGGCCGAGGCGCGTGCTTCTGACCTGACCGGATACCTGCACCACCAGGTTGCGGACAAGTACGACGTGCTGCGCTCAAACCCGAACATTTTGGCTGAAGACCAGCGCCTCACCATGAACGAATTCGACGCAATTCACAGTGTGGCGGCGAAGTACTTCCGCCTCATCTTCATCGACTCGGGCAATGACGAGTCGGCTGACCGCTGGCGTCGCATGATTGACCGCGCCGACCAGATTGTCATCGCGACAACCGCCCGCGGCGAGCATGCTGAAGCTGGCGCACTGCTGCTTGAAGCCCTGCGTGAGCGTGGCGAACACTCGGCGCAGCTCGCACGTGACGCCGTTGTGGTGGTGTCGCAGGCTGACCACAAGGGCGGCTCGGCGCAGGCCGAGAAGGTTGCCGACGGGTTCCGCTCCATGGCTCGTGCCGCGAGCGTCATTCCGTTTGACCCTGCCATGCGTGCAGGCAAGCTCTCCTACGACGCTCTGAAGCCGGAAACGCAGCGTGCGTGGCTGGCCGCTGCCGCGGCAGTCGCCCAGGGCCTGTAA
- a CDS encoding sterol carrier family protein — protein MPAPKIDTTIGRRALAAVLDGSTVRTDRATAVRYLLQLLAEKAPGNTVEVRVPPFGAVQVLEGPRHTRGTPPNVVETDADTWIALATGASAWSELYAAGLISASGTRADISALLPLRP, from the coding sequence GTGCCTGCACCAAAGATCGACACCACGATCGGTCGGCGCGCACTAGCCGCTGTACTTGACGGTTCCACGGTGCGCACTGACCGCGCCACCGCAGTCCGCTATCTGTTGCAACTGCTGGCAGAGAAGGCACCTGGCAACACCGTGGAGGTGCGCGTACCGCCGTTCGGTGCGGTACAGGTTTTGGAGGGGCCGCGGCACACCCGCGGCACCCCACCCAACGTCGTTGAAACGGACGCAGACACCTGGATCGCCCTCGCCACGGGTGCGAGCGCCTGGAGCGAGCTGTACGCGGCAGGCCTCATCTCGGCGAGCGGCACCCGCGCCGACATCTCAGCGTTACTCCCCCTGCGCCCCTAA
- the purD gene encoding phosphoribosylamine--glycine ligase: MKILVLGSGAREHAIILALKSESTAHDLFIAPGNAGIAQDATPVALNANDPVAVTNYAIENAVDLVVIGPEAPLIAGVADALRQRGIPVFGPGKEAAALEGSKAFAKRIMDAAGVPTGRATRAATLDEVAATLDEYGAPYVVKADGLAAGKGVVVTADRAEALAHAETYLPVGPVLVEEFLSGPEVSLFFLADGDTVRPLSPAQDYKRLGDGDEGPNTGGMGAYSPLPWLADQFGSEAAFVQQVTDEVALPVIRQLDSEGTPFIGLLYAGLILTEQGIKVIEFNARFGDPETQVVLPRLVTPLSELLLAAASGNLEDQPLPEFSSKAAVTVVLASEGYPANPISGREITGLELAAATPNVHIAHAATAADGSALLATGGRVLNVVGLGNDFAEARTSAYTALSKIELEGAQYRKDIAARVVSE, encoded by the coding sequence GTGAAGATCCTGGTTCTCGGTTCCGGTGCCCGCGAGCACGCCATCATCCTTGCGCTGAAGTCGGAGAGCACCGCTCACGACCTCTTCATTGCGCCGGGCAACGCTGGCATCGCCCAGGACGCCACGCCGGTCGCGCTGAACGCGAACGACCCGGTGGCTGTCACCAACTACGCGATTGAAAACGCGGTCGACCTCGTCGTGATTGGCCCGGAAGCGCCCCTCATCGCCGGTGTCGCCGACGCCCTGCGCCAGCGCGGGATTCCGGTGTTTGGCCCTGGCAAGGAAGCCGCCGCACTGGAGGGCTCTAAGGCATTTGCGAAGCGCATCATGGATGCCGCTGGCGTTCCGACCGGCCGCGCAACCCGCGCCGCGACGCTCGACGAGGTTGCTGCCACGCTTGACGAGTACGGCGCCCCGTACGTCGTGAAGGCAGACGGGCTCGCCGCGGGCAAGGGTGTCGTTGTTACGGCTGACCGTGCCGAGGCGCTCGCGCACGCGGAGACGTATCTCCCCGTCGGCCCGGTGCTCGTTGAAGAGTTCCTCTCTGGCCCCGAGGTGAGCCTGTTCTTCCTCGCCGATGGCGACACGGTGCGCCCGCTCAGCCCGGCGCAAGACTACAAGCGCCTCGGCGACGGCGACGAAGGCCCCAACACGGGTGGCATGGGTGCGTACTCCCCGCTGCCGTGGCTGGCCGACCAGTTCGGCTCGGAGGCTGCATTCGTGCAGCAGGTGACCGATGAGGTTGCCTTGCCCGTCATTCGTCAGCTCGATAGCGAGGGCACGCCGTTCATCGGCCTTCTCTACGCCGGCCTGATCCTCACCGAGCAGGGCATCAAGGTCATCGAGTTCAACGCGCGCTTCGGTGACCCCGAGACGCAGGTTGTGCTGCCCCGCCTGGTCACCCCGTTGTCTGAGCTGCTTCTCGCCGCTGCGTCTGGAAACCTGGAGGACCAGCCGCTGCCGGAGTTCTCGTCGAAGGCCGCGGTGACGGTTGTTCTCGCAAGCGAGGGCTACCCAGCCAACCCGATCAGCGGTCGCGAAATCACCGGACTCGAGCTCGCCGCGGCAACCCCCAACGTGCACATCGCGCACGCCGCGACCGCCGCCGATGGTTCCGCTCTGCTTGCCACCGGTGGACGCGTGCTCAACGTCGTCGGCCTCGGCAACGACTTCGCGGAGGCCCGCACCAGCGCGTACACCGCGCTCTCAAAGATCGAGCTCGAGGGAGCCCAGTACCGCAAGGACATCGCGGCACGCGTCGTCTCGGAGTAA
- a CDS encoding siderophore-interacting protein, with protein sequence MTTEQTALFHRELIRHELVLRHLQVTAVQRIAPDMVRLTVGGADLAGFMSNGAADHIKLFLPNPETGVITTPKDGNPAAVISRDFTPLIRETANGTELDLDFYTHVNPGPAASFALNATPGSALVIGGPRGSRSFPAGVERLIVVADETAMPSASRWVADAPAGAEVFVIATVSGDGAWVQNYVGDRATVIVTANAAEPAIAALTEIGITDTTFVFVAGNAANLITVRRHLRRALALPAAQVAVSGYWRTGVVAWDHHAPIDPMDPDDE encoded by the coding sequence ATGACGACGGAACAGACTGCTCTCTTTCACCGCGAACTTATCCGCCACGAGTTGGTGTTGCGTCACCTGCAGGTGACGGCAGTGCAGCGGATTGCTCCCGACATGGTTCGCCTCACAGTTGGTGGCGCCGACCTCGCTGGATTCATGAGCAACGGGGCGGCCGACCACATCAAGCTGTTCTTGCCGAACCCGGAGACCGGCGTCATCACCACGCCGAAAGATGGAAACCCGGCCGCCGTTATCTCCCGCGACTTCACGCCGCTGATTCGCGAAACGGCCAACGGTACCGAACTTGACCTCGACTTCTACACGCACGTGAACCCCGGCCCTGCCGCCTCCTTCGCACTCAACGCAACACCTGGTTCCGCTCTCGTCATTGGCGGCCCGCGCGGATCACGTTCGTTCCCCGCAGGCGTTGAGCGCCTCATCGTGGTCGCCGACGAAACCGCAATGCCCTCCGCTTCACGGTGGGTGGCCGATGCTCCGGCGGGTGCCGAGGTTTTCGTGATCGCCACCGTTTCAGGCGACGGAGCCTGGGTGCAGAACTACGTCGGCGATCGCGCGACCGTCATCGTCACGGCCAACGCCGCTGAGCCCGCGATCGCGGCGCTCACGGAGATCGGCATCACCGACACCACATTCGTTTTTGTCGCAGGCAACGCCGCCAACCTCATCACGGTGCGGCGTCACCTGCGTCGCGCCCTCGCCCTGCCGGCGGCGCAGGTCGCGGTGAGCGGCTACTGGCGCACCGGCGTTGTCGCGTGGGACCACCACGCCCCCATCGACCCGATGGATCCCGACGACGAGTAA
- a CDS encoding phosphoribosylaminoimidazolesuccinocarboxamide synthase, whose protein sequence is MTSPVSIPGWTHVYSGKVRDLYEPTSGDAARMLVVASDRISAFDFSLEPPIPNKGALLTTLSDWWFEQLAGADGGRAIPNHLTGEEPPAEVAGRSMVAKKLTMLPIECVVRGYITGSGWVEYQESGTVCGIALPAGLNNGDRLPEPIFTPAYKAPMGEHDENISFERVTEIVDEEIAMDLRDTSLEIYRRAAAIAEAHGLILADTKFEFGHDADGVLTLADEVLTSDSSRYWDKHSWETGTTPSERMASFDKQIVRDWLAANWDKQGTPPVLPADIVDQTAAKYAELLTRLRD, encoded by the coding sequence GTGACTTCTCCTGTGAGCATTCCCGGTTGGACCCACGTGTACTCGGGCAAGGTGCGCGACCTGTACGAACCGACGTCGGGAGATGCCGCGCGCATGCTCGTCGTTGCGTCCGACCGCATCAGCGCGTTTGACTTCTCACTTGAGCCGCCGATCCCCAACAAGGGCGCGCTGCTCACGACGCTGAGCGATTGGTGGTTCGAGCAGCTCGCCGGTGCCGATGGCGGCCGCGCGATCCCGAACCACCTGACGGGTGAAGAGCCGCCGGCCGAGGTGGCCGGGCGCAGCATGGTCGCGAAGAAGCTCACCATGCTGCCGATTGAATGCGTCGTGCGCGGCTACATCACCGGCAGCGGCTGGGTTGAATACCAGGAGAGCGGAACCGTTTGCGGCATCGCGCTTCCTGCGGGTCTCAACAACGGCGACCGCCTGCCCGAGCCGATCTTTACGCCGGCGTACAAGGCGCCGATGGGCGAGCACGACGAAAACATCTCGTTCGAGCGCGTCACCGAGATCGTAGACGAAGAGATCGCGATGGATCTGCGCGACACATCCCTCGAGATCTACCGCCGCGCCGCAGCCATCGCCGAAGCGCACGGCCTCATTCTCGCCGACACCAAGTTCGAGTTCGGCCACGACGCCGACGGCGTGCTCACCCTCGCCGACGAGGTTCTCACGAGCGATTCGTCGCGCTACTGGGACAAGCATTCCTGGGAGACCGGAACCACGCCAAGCGAGCGCATGGCAAGCTTCGACAAGCAGATCGTGCGCGACTGGCTCGCCGCCAACTGGGACAAGCAGGGCACTCCCCCGGTATTGCCCGCCGACATCGTCGACCAGACGGCAGCCAAGTACGCGGAACTCCTCACCCGCCTCCGCGACTGA
- a CDS encoding amidohydrolase: MTTFAITGAHIVPISGEEFDGTIVVADGKIVALGPDVAVPDGAEVVDAMGRWVLPGLIDAHVHVGTHEEGEGSGDDDTNEMTDPVTAGVRAIDAINPFDPGFNEALKGGITTVNVNPGSGNAIGGQAATLKTFGRRVDDMVMRAPSGVKSALGENPKRVYGGKDKTPSTRLGTAMVIRKAFAEAQNWIDEGKTGRNIALEPLIAVLKREIPWRQHSHRADDIATALRLQEEFGYDLVIDHGTEAHVIADVLAEKGVPVLIGPLFTTKSKVELRGRSIANPGKLARAGVEISLITDHPVIPINFLMHQVTLAIKEGLDRETALRAVTINPAKVLGVDARVGSLEVGKDADLVLWSTDPVDIMARAERVWIDGVAVGHYDAATADFVVIERAPKF; this comes from the coding sequence ATGACGACGTTTGCAATCACCGGTGCCCACATTGTGCCGATTTCTGGCGAAGAGTTTGACGGAACCATCGTGGTTGCCGACGGGAAGATTGTGGCCCTCGGGCCTGACGTCGCTGTTCCGGACGGAGCCGAAGTCGTCGACGCGATGGGACGCTGGGTGCTGCCCGGGCTCATTGACGCCCACGTGCACGTCGGCACGCACGAAGAGGGTGAGGGCAGCGGCGACGACGACACGAACGAAATGACAGACCCGGTGACTGCGGGAGTGCGAGCCATCGACGCCATCAATCCGTTTGACCCTGGATTCAATGAAGCCCTCAAGGGCGGCATCACAACTGTCAACGTCAACCCCGGTTCTGGCAACGCGATCGGCGGTCAGGCCGCGACGCTGAAGACCTTTGGCCGCCGCGTTGACGACATGGTGATGCGTGCGCCGAGCGGTGTGAAGAGCGCGCTGGGTGAAAACCCGAAGCGCGTGTATGGCGGTAAGGACAAGACGCCGTCGACGCGACTGGGCACCGCGATGGTGATTCGCAAGGCTTTCGCGGAGGCGCAGAACTGGATCGACGAGGGCAAGACCGGCCGCAACATTGCGCTGGAACCGCTCATCGCGGTGTTGAAGCGTGAGATTCCGTGGCGTCAGCACAGCCACCGCGCCGACGACATTGCCACCGCGCTGCGTCTGCAGGAAGAGTTCGGCTACGACCTGGTTATCGACCACGGAACCGAGGCGCACGTGATTGCGGATGTGTTGGCAGAGAAGGGTGTGCCTGTGCTGATTGGGCCGCTGTTCACCACAAAGTCCAAGGTGGAGTTGCGCGGCCGCTCGATCGCGAACCCGGGCAAGCTCGCCCGCGCTGGCGTTGAAATTTCGCTCATCACCGACCACCCGGTTATTCCGATCAACTTCTTGATGCACCAGGTGACCCTCGCAATCAAGGAGGGGCTGGACCGCGAAACGGCGCTCCGCGCCGTCACGATTAACCCCGCGAAGGTACTCGGCGTTGACGCTCGCGTTGGCTCGCTCGAGGTCGGAAAGGACGCTGACCTCGTGCTGTGGTCGACCGACCCCGTCGACATCATGGCGCGCGCCGAGCGCGTCTGGATCGATGGCGTTGCCGTGGGTCACTACGACGCCGCAACGGCAGACTTTGTCGTGATTGAGCGCGCCCCCAAGTTCTAA